From Agromyces sp. SYSU T00194, a single genomic window includes:
- a CDS encoding amino acid ABC transporter permease, translating to MSRGAAVLFDAPGPRARRTSLLVSLIAGVLIVIGLGWIIAVLAAPREGPGGLELPGMFAPTRWDIYSDPEVWLFIGEGALATLRAAAVAAALALVFGVVLSLLRSAQSRWVRIPTAVFIEFFRGMPVLLMMLFILLAASTGQFWAVVWALALYNGALIGEALRAGLAALPKGQREAGLSLGMRQLQSKLLVEFPQAFRQMLPIIVAQLVVLLKDTSLGYIVGYNELLRTTLNNLGSFFGNRYLFSLFIVTWVIYLAMNLTLSWFARWLSRRTESGGGGFSWGRNKKAGPPEDPNQALLIAKASASARQVGNAGGV from the coding sequence ATGAGCCGCGGCGCCGCAGTCCTGTTCGACGCGCCCGGGCCCCGCGCCCGCCGCACGTCGCTGCTCGTCTCGCTCATCGCGGGCGTGCTCATCGTGATCGGCCTCGGCTGGATCATCGCCGTGCTCGCGGCGCCCCGCGAGGGGCCGGGCGGCCTCGAGCTGCCGGGCATGTTCGCACCGACCCGGTGGGACATCTACTCCGACCCCGAGGTCTGGCTCTTCATCGGCGAGGGCGCGTTGGCCACCCTGCGCGCGGCCGCGGTCGCCGCCGCGCTCGCGCTGGTCTTCGGCGTCGTGCTCTCGCTCCTCCGCAGCGCGCAGAGCCGCTGGGTGCGCATCCCCACCGCGGTGTTCATCGAGTTCTTCCGCGGCATGCCCGTGCTGCTGATGATGCTGTTCATCCTGCTCGCGGCGTCGACCGGCCAGTTCTGGGCCGTGGTCTGGGCGCTCGCGCTCTACAACGGCGCACTCATCGGCGAGGCGCTCCGCGCCGGCCTCGCGGCGCTGCCGAAGGGGCAGCGCGAGGCCGGACTCAGCCTGGGCATGCGCCAGCTGCAGTCGAAGCTGCTGGTGGAGTTCCCGCAGGCGTTCCGCCAGATGCTGCCGATCATCGTGGCCCAGCTCGTCGTGCTGCTGAAGGACACCTCGCTCGGGTACATCGTCGGCTACAACGAGCTGCTGCGCACCACGCTCAACAACCTCGGCAGCTTCTTCGGCAACCGCTACCTGTTCTCGCTCTTCATCGTGACCTGGGTGATCTACCTCGCGATGAACCTGACGCTGTCGTGGTTCGCACGCTGGCTGTCGCGCCGCACCGAGAGCGGTGGCGGCGGGTTCAGCTGGGGCCGCAACAAGAAGGCGGGCCCGCCCGAGGACCCGAACCAGGCGCTGCTCATCGCGAAGGCGAGCGCGTCCGCCCGTCAGGTGGGCAACGCCGGCGGCGTCTAG
- the pheS gene encoding phenylalanine--tRNA ligase subunit alpha, whose product MSEPTEITESAVAEAVDAALAAIAGASDSAALKAVRTEHTGEKSTLARLNALMRTVPNEQKAAFGKLVGGARGRVNQAFAAREGEIVEAEAAAQLEAEAVDVTAIAARRAPGARHPLSVLQEQIADVFVGMGWEIAEGPEIEHEWYNFDALNFDEDHPARAMQDTFFVEPVERHLVLRTHTSPVQIRSMLDREVPIYVLAPGRTYRTDELDATHTPVFSQFEGLVIDEGITMAHLRGTLEHVARVMFGEGTKIRLRPNYFPFTEPSAEFDIWHPTFKGGARWIEWGGCGMVNPNVLRSAGIDPEVYSGFAFGMGFERTLMFRNDVKDMRDMIEGDIRFSEQFGMVV is encoded by the coding sequence GTGTCCGAACCCACCGAGATCACCGAATCCGCGGTCGCCGAAGCGGTCGACGCCGCACTCGCGGCCATCGCCGGCGCGAGCGACTCCGCCGCCCTCAAGGCCGTCCGCACCGAGCACACCGGCGAGAAGTCGACGCTCGCGAGGCTGAACGCCCTCATGCGCACCGTGCCGAACGAGCAGAAGGCCGCATTCGGCAAGCTCGTCGGCGGCGCACGCGGCCGCGTGAACCAGGCGTTCGCCGCCCGCGAGGGCGAGATCGTCGAGGCGGAGGCCGCCGCGCAGCTCGAGGCGGAGGCCGTCGACGTGACCGCGATCGCGGCCCGCCGGGCGCCGGGCGCGCGGCATCCGCTCAGCGTGCTGCAGGAGCAGATCGCCGACGTGTTCGTCGGCATGGGGTGGGAGATCGCCGAGGGCCCCGAGATCGAGCACGAGTGGTACAACTTCGACGCGCTGAACTTCGACGAGGACCACCCGGCGCGCGCGATGCAGGACACCTTCTTCGTCGAGCCGGTCGAGCGCCACCTGGTGCTCCGCACGCACACGAGTCCCGTGCAGATCCGCTCGATGCTCGACCGCGAGGTGCCGATCTACGTGCTCGCACCGGGCCGCACGTACCGCACCGACGAGCTCGACGCGACGCACACCCCGGTGTTCAGCCAGTTCGAGGGGCTCGTGATCGACGAGGGCATCACGATGGCGCACCTGCGCGGCACGCTCGAGCACGTCGCGCGCGTCATGTTCGGCGAGGGCACGAAGATCCGCCTGCGCCCCAACTACTTCCCGTTCACCGAGCCGAGCGCCGAGTTCGACATCTGGCACCCGACCTTCAAGGGCGGCGCGCGCTGGATCGAGTGGGGCGGCTGCGGCATGGTCAACCCGAACGTGCTGCGTTCGGCCGGCATCGACCCGGAGGTCTACTCGGGCTTCGCGTTCGGCATGGGCTTCGAGCGCACCCTGATGTTCCGCAACGACGTGAAGGACATGCGCGACATGATCGAGGGCGACATCCGCTTCAGCGAGCAGTTCGGGATGGTGGTCTGA
- the pheT gene encoding phenylalanine--tRNA ligase subunit beta, whose protein sequence is MRAPLSWIDEFTPLVEGSTLDDVHAALVRVGLEEEDLHDFEVSGPVVVGEVLEFVEEPQKNGKTIRWCQVRVAPEGAEAADGGPDVRGIVCGARNFLVGDKVVVTLPGSVLPGDFAIAARKTYGHVSDGMIASVKELALGDEHDGILRLVTMGLDPEVGTDAIALLGLDDSAVEVNVTPDRGYAFSIRGIAREYSHATGRPFTDPASLVPPVEASGFPVVIDDVAPIRGRVGARGFVTRSVRGVDATRPTPPWMRSRLTLAGVRSISLLVDITNYVMFELGQPIHGYDLDRLAGGITVRRATPGETLETLDGQVRTLSTEDLLITDESGAIGLAGVMGGGTTEMGLETTNVLIEAATFDPVSIARTARRHKLPSEASRRFERGVDPAVAVAAANRVVQLMVQLAGGTADTLGSDLVADASAEPIALPAGFTAGLIGVDYEPSQIRGALELIGASVEDAADGWTVTPPSWRPDLTDRWTLAEEIARIDGYDRIPSVLPVAPPQRGLTRAQQLRRGASNALAATGFTEVMAYPFLTEAVNQRFGSPDGARIGQVKLANALDASVPYLRTSLLPGLIEVARRNRSRGFTDLALFETGSVFRPELGRAYGTATIPAGGVLPGDGDLDDLAASIPPQPRRVGVLLTGDRTPKQPGVAPVPAGIADALEAVRSVARAVGAELEVRQGAHQAMHPGRTAELVVGDEVVGYAGELLPELADDSDLPRVVGVAEVDLDALIASSEGVIEARGLSTYPAATQDLSLVVDAGAPAAEVGAAVREGAGELLEHLDLVDDYRGTGVAEGRKSLTFALRFRASDRTLTAAEATAAKLAGSALAGERFGATIRE, encoded by the coding sequence ATGCGCGCGCCGCTCAGCTGGATCGACGAGTTCACGCCGCTCGTCGAGGGATCGACGCTCGACGACGTCCATGCCGCGCTCGTGCGCGTGGGCCTCGAGGAGGAGGACCTGCACGACTTCGAGGTCTCCGGGCCGGTCGTCGTCGGCGAGGTGCTCGAGTTCGTCGAGGAGCCGCAGAAGAACGGCAAGACCATCCGCTGGTGCCAGGTGCGCGTCGCGCCCGAGGGCGCCGAGGCGGCCGACGGCGGCCCCGACGTGCGCGGCATCGTCTGCGGCGCCCGCAACTTCCTGGTCGGCGACAAGGTCGTGGTGACCCTGCCCGGCTCGGTGCTGCCCGGCGACTTCGCCATCGCGGCGCGCAAGACCTACGGTCACGTCTCCGACGGCATGATCGCCTCGGTGAAGGAGCTGGCACTCGGCGACGAGCACGACGGCATCCTGCGCCTGGTGACCATGGGTCTCGACCCCGAGGTCGGCACCGACGCGATCGCGCTGCTCGGGCTGGACGACTCGGCGGTCGAGGTGAACGTCACGCCCGATCGCGGCTACGCGTTCTCGATCCGCGGCATCGCACGCGAGTACTCGCACGCGACGGGCCGGCCGTTCACCGACCCCGCGTCGCTCGTGCCGCCGGTAGAGGCCTCGGGCTTCCCCGTCGTGATCGACGACGTGGCGCCCATTCGCGGACGCGTCGGCGCACGCGGCTTCGTGACGCGCTCGGTGCGCGGGGTGGATGCCACGCGCCCGACCCCGCCCTGGATGCGTTCGCGCCTCACCCTGGCCGGCGTCCGCTCCATCTCGCTGCTCGTCGACATCACGAACTACGTCATGTTCGAGCTCGGCCAGCCGATCCACGGCTACGACCTCGACCGGCTGGCCGGCGGCATCACGGTGCGCCGCGCGACTCCGGGCGAGACGCTCGAGACGCTCGACGGCCAGGTGCGCACGCTCTCGACCGAGGACCTGCTGATCACCGACGAGTCGGGCGCGATCGGCCTCGCGGGCGTCATGGGCGGCGGCACCACCGAGATGGGCCTCGAGACGACCAACGTGCTCATCGAGGCCGCGACCTTCGACCCGGTGTCGATCGCGCGCACCGCGCGCCGGCACAAGCTGCCGAGTGAGGCGTCGAGGCGCTTCGAGCGCGGCGTCGACCCGGCCGTCGCGGTCGCCGCGGCGAACCGCGTGGTGCAGCTCATGGTGCAGCTCGCGGGCGGCACCGCCGACACGCTGGGCTCGGACCTGGTGGCGGATGCGTCGGCCGAGCCGATCGCGCTGCCCGCCGGCTTCACGGCCGGCCTCATCGGCGTCGACTACGAGCCGTCGCAGATCCGCGGCGCGCTCGAGCTGATCGGCGCGAGCGTCGAGGACGCGGCCGACGGCTGGACCGTCACGCCGCCGAGCTGGCGCCCCGACCTCACCGACCGGTGGACCCTCGCCGAGGAGATCGCCCGCATCGACGGGTACGACCGCATCCCGTCGGTGCTGCCGGTCGCGCCGCCGCAGCGCGGACTCACCCGTGCGCAGCAGCTGCGCCGCGGGGCGTCGAACGCGCTCGCCGCGACCGGATTCACCGAGGTCATGGCGTACCCGTTCCTCACCGAGGCCGTGAACCAGCGCTTCGGCTCACCCGACGGCGCCCGGATCGGCCAGGTCAAGCTCGCCAACGCGCTCGACGCGAGCGTGCCGTACCTGCGCACGTCGCTGCTGCCGGGCCTCATCGAAGTCGCGCGCCGCAATCGGTCGCGGGGGTTCACCGACCTGGCGCTGTTCGAGACCGGCTCCGTGTTCCGCCCCGAGCTCGGCCGCGCCTACGGCACGGCGACGATCCCCGCCGGCGGCGTGCTGCCCGGCGACGGCGACCTCGACGACCTGGCCGCGAGCATCCCGCCCCAGCCGCGTCGCGTGGGCGTGCTGCTCACCGGCGATCGCACGCCGAAGCAGCCCGGCGTCGCACCGGTGCCCGCGGGCATCGCCGACGCGCTCGAGGCCGTGCGTTCCGTGGCCCGCGCGGTCGGTGCCGAGCTCGAGGTGCGACAGGGCGCCCACCAGGCGATGCACCCCGGCCGCACCGCGGAGCTCGTCGTGGGCGACGAGGTCGTCGGCTACGCCGGCGAGCTGCTGCCCGAGCTGGCCGACGACTCCGACCTCCCTCGCGTGGTGGGCGTCGCCGAGGTCGACCTCGACGCGCTCATCGCGAGCTCGGAGGGCGTGATCGAGGCCCGTGGGCTGTCGACCTACCCGGCCGCGACGCAGGACCTGTCGCTCGTGGTCGACGCGGGCGCCCCGGCCGCCGAGGTCGGCGCCGCGGTCCGCGAGGGCGCGGGGGAGCTGCTCGAGCACCTCGACCTCGTCGACGACTACCGCGGCACCGGCGTGGCCGAGGGACGCAAGTCGCTCACGTTCGCGCTGCGCTTCCGAGCATCCGACCGCACCCTCACCGCCGCCGAGGCGACCGCGGCCAAGCTCGCCGGCTCGGCGCTCGCGGGCGAGCGCTTCGGCGCCACCATCCGCGAGTAG
- a CDS encoding pectate lyase family protein, producing the protein MQRRWIGTTVAAASGLALLLAGSGPAWADAPRVHLDDLGRAVLADGDGWGSAGNGTTGGSAADDDHVVTVTDRAGLVAAVAGDEPKIVYVDGVIDANTDDDGAPLACTDYARDGYTLDAYLAAYDPAVWGWEDEPYGPLEDARDASSDAQKERIDIRIGSNTTIIGLPGSELTGAALQVANVQNVIVRGLTLTNAYDCFPAWDPTDGDAGEWNSEWDLLTVTGSTNVWIDHNDLSDGDALDSEQPVYLGRPLQVHDGLLDIVRGSDLVTVSWNLFHDHDKVMLIGNTDSTRYDEWEKLRVTLHHNEFRDLGQRTPRVRYGDVDVYNNSYVETPGDDYEYVYSWGLGIESHLVAEHNAFTGIDASEAIGVYKGTAITESGNVLDKVATDFLGAYNADTGALIADDAGWTPVLRTQVHPAQAVPALVATFAGPGGLR; encoded by the coding sequence ATGCAACGACGCTGGATCGGTACGACCGTGGCCGCCGCGAGCGGCCTCGCACTCCTGCTCGCGGGATCAGGCCCCGCGTGGGCGGATGCCCCTCGCGTGCACCTGGACGACCTCGGCAGGGCCGTGCTCGCCGACGGCGACGGCTGGGGTTCCGCGGGCAACGGCACGACCGGCGGCTCGGCGGCAGACGACGACCACGTCGTCACCGTCACCGATCGGGCCGGTCTCGTCGCCGCGGTGGCGGGCGACGAACCGAAGATCGTCTACGTCGACGGCGTGATCGACGCCAACACCGACGATGACGGCGCTCCCCTGGCCTGCACCGACTACGCGCGTGACGGCTACACGCTGGACGCCTACCTCGCCGCGTACGACCCCGCCGTATGGGGGTGGGAGGACGAGCCGTACGGCCCGCTCGAGGACGCGCGCGACGCGTCGAGCGACGCGCAGAAGGAGCGCATCGACATCCGCATCGGCTCGAACACGACCATCATCGGCCTGCCCGGGTCGGAGCTCACCGGCGCGGCGCTGCAGGTCGCGAACGTGCAGAACGTGATCGTGCGCGGGCTGACCCTCACGAACGCGTACGACTGCTTCCCCGCCTGGGACCCGACCGACGGCGATGCGGGCGAGTGGAACTCCGAGTGGGACCTGCTCACCGTGACCGGCTCGACCAACGTCTGGATCGACCACAACGACCTGAGCGACGGCGACGCCCTCGACTCGGAGCAGCCCGTGTACCTCGGCCGGCCGCTGCAGGTGCACGACGGCCTACTCGACATCGTGCGCGGCTCCGACCTCGTCACCGTCTCGTGGAACCTCTTCCACGACCACGACAAGGTCATGCTCATCGGCAACACCGACTCCACCCGCTACGACGAGTGGGAGAAGCTGCGCGTGACGCTGCACCACAACGAGTTCCGCGACCTCGGGCAGCGCACCCCGCGCGTGCGCTACGGCGACGTCGACGTCTACAACAACAGCTACGTCGAGACCCCCGGCGACGACTACGAGTACGTCTACAGCTGGGGCCTCGGCATCGAGTCCCACCTCGTCGCCGAGCACAACGCGTTCACGGGTATCGACGCATCGGAGGCGATCGGCGTCTACAAGGGCACCGCGATCACCGAGTCGGGCAACGTGCTCGACAAGGTGGCCACCGACTTCCTGGGCGCCTACAACGCCGACACGGGCGCACTGATCGCGGATGACGCGGGCTGGACGCCCGTGCTGCGCACCCAGGTGCACCCGGCGCAGGCCGTGCCGGCGCTGGTGGCGACCTTCGCGGGCCCGGGCGGTCTGCGCTGA
- the argC gene encoding N-acetyl-gamma-glutamyl-phosphate reductase, with amino-acid sequence MTYSVAVAGASGYAGGEILRLIADHPELEVRTVTAHQNAGQALTAVQPHLRAYTHLTLAETSAETLAGHDLVFLALPHGTSGAIAAELGDASIVVDCGADHRLEDADDWAAFYGGAFHGAWTYGVPELPRLHGTQRDRLAQTRRIAAPGCNASTVALSLAPGVRAGVIEAQDIVTVLAVGPSGAGRALKAHLLGSEILGSANPYAVGGTHRHIPEIAQAMRWAGAADPTISFTPVIVPMSRGILATSTAKLADGADAASVRAAWEDAYAGETFVQLLPEGQFPRTADVLGANTALMGLAVDEAAGRVVVVTAVDNLVKGTAGAAIQSANLALGLPEATALPVNGVAP; translated from the coding sequence ATGACGTACTCCGTCGCCGTCGCAGGCGCGTCCGGATACGCCGGGGGAGAGATCCTGCGGCTCATCGCAGATCACCCGGAACTCGAGGTGCGCACAGTGACCGCGCACCAGAACGCGGGCCAGGCGCTCACCGCCGTGCAGCCGCACCTGCGTGCGTACACGCACCTGACCCTGGCCGAGACGAGCGCCGAGACGCTCGCCGGCCACGACCTCGTCTTCCTCGCGCTGCCGCACGGCACGTCGGGTGCGATCGCCGCCGAGCTGGGCGACGCGTCGATCGTCGTCGACTGCGGCGCCGACCACCGGCTGGAGGACGCCGACGACTGGGCGGCCTTCTACGGCGGGGCGTTCCACGGCGCGTGGACCTACGGCGTGCCCGAGCTGCCCCGCCTGCACGGCACCCAGCGCGACCGCCTCGCGCAGACCCGCCGCATCGCGGCGCCGGGCTGCAACGCCAGCACCGTCGCGCTCTCGCTCGCGCCGGGCGTGCGCGCGGGCGTCATCGAGGCGCAGGACATCGTGACCGTGCTCGCGGTCGGCCCGTCGGGCGCGGGCCGCGCACTCAAGGCGCACCTGCTCGGCAGCGAGATCCTCGGGTCGGCGAACCCCTACGCCGTCGGCGGCACGCACCGCCACATCCCCGAGATCGCGCAGGCCATGCGGTGGGCGGGCGCGGCCGACCCGACGATCAGCTTCACGCCCGTGATCGTGCCGATGTCACGCGGCATCCTCGCCACCTCCACCGCGAAGCTGGCCGATGGGGCGGATGCCGCGAGCGTGCGCGCCGCCTGGGAGGACGCCTACGCGGGGGAGACGTTCGTGCAGCTCCTGCCCGAGGGCCAGTTCCCGCGCACCGCCGACGTGCTCGGCGCCAACACGGCCCTGATGGGCCTCGCGGTCGACGAGGCGGCCGGCCGCGTCGTCGTCGTGACCGCCGTCGACAACCTCGTCAAGGGCACGGCGGGCGCCGCGATCCAGTCGGCGAACCTCGCCCTCGGCCTCCCCGAGGCCACCGCACTTCCCGTGAACGGAGTCGCACCGTGA
- the argJ gene encoding bifunctional glutamate N-acetyltransferase/amino-acid acetyltransferase ArgJ, producing MTVTAPAGFEAAGIAAGIKRTGALDLALVVNRGPSTAATAVFTSNRAKANPIIWSQQVVADGAVQAIVLNSGGANCFTGHQGFQVTHRTAEAVASALEIGAGDVLVCSTGLIGEQLDGEVLEEGVVSAVARLTTDGGDNAARAIMTTDSVSKTAVRTGDGWTIGGMAKGAGMLAPGLATMLVVITTDAAVHARDLDTALRAATRVSFDRLDSDGCMSTNDQVTLMASGASGVAPGASEFTAALTEVCLDLAMQLLADAEGASHEIAIEVRGAVTEDDAVTVARSVARNNLFKAAIFGNDPNWGRVLAAIGTTDAPFDPYLVDVSMNGVRVCHAGGPDAPRDDVDLTPRATHVLVELHAGEATATVWTNDLTHDYVHENSAYSS from the coding sequence GTGACCGTCACCGCACCCGCGGGCTTCGAGGCGGCGGGCATCGCCGCCGGCATCAAGCGCACCGGCGCCCTCGACCTCGCACTCGTCGTCAACCGCGGCCCGTCGACGGCGGCCACCGCCGTCTTCACCAGCAACCGCGCGAAGGCGAACCCGATCATCTGGTCGCAGCAGGTCGTCGCCGACGGCGCCGTGCAGGCGATCGTGCTGAACTCGGGCGGGGCGAACTGCTTCACCGGCCACCAGGGCTTCCAGGTCACCCACCGCACGGCCGAGGCCGTGGCGTCGGCGCTGGAAATCGGCGCGGGCGACGTGCTCGTCTGCTCGACCGGCCTCATCGGCGAGCAGCTCGACGGCGAGGTGCTCGAGGAGGGCGTGGTCTCGGCGGTCGCGCGCCTCACGACCGACGGCGGCGACAACGCGGCCCGCGCGATCATGACCACCGACTCGGTGTCGAAGACCGCGGTGCGCACCGGCGACGGCTGGACGATCGGCGGCATGGCCAAGGGCGCCGGCATGCTCGCGCCGGGCCTCGCGACGATGCTGGTCGTCATCACGACCGACGCGGCCGTGCACGCGCGCGACCTCGACACGGCGCTCCGCGCGGCGACGCGCGTGAGCTTCGACCGGCTCGACTCCGACGGCTGCATGTCGACGAACGACCAGGTCACGCTGATGGCATCGGGCGCGTCGGGCGTCGCGCCCGGGGCATCCGAGTTCACCGCGGCCCTCACCGAGGTCTGCCTCGACCTCGCGATGCAGCTGCTGGCCGACGCCGAGGGCGCGAGCCACGAGATCGCCATCGAGGTGCGCGGCGCGGTCACCGAGGACGACGCGGTGACGGTCGCCCGCTCGGTCGCGCGCAACAACCTCTTCAAGGCCGCGATCTTCGGCAACGACCCGAACTGGGGCCGAGTACTCGCCGCGATCGGCACGACGGATGCCCCGTTCGACCCCTACCTCGTCGACGTGAGCATGAACGGGGTGCGCGTCTGCCACGCCGGCGGCCCCGACGCGCCGCGCGACGACGTCGACCTGACCCCGCGCGCGACGCACGTGCTGGTCGAGTTGCACGCCGGCGAGGCCACCGCCACGGTCTGGACGAACGACCTCACCCACGACTACGTCCACGAGAACAGCGCCTACTCGAGTTGA
- the argB gene encoding acetylglutamate kinase, which translates to MNPENSAADAAEKARTLIESLPWLQRFHDQVIVVKFGGNAMVSPELQRAFAEDMVYLRYAGIRPVVVHGGGPQISSMLDRLGIDSEFRGGYRVTTPEAMDVVRMVLTGQVNRELVSLINEHGPLAAGISGEDAGLFRGRRRGAVVDGVEVDLGLVGDVVAVDPASVHAQLDAGRIPVVSSIAPDLDEPGQSLNVNADSAAASLAVALGAAKLVILTDVAGLYRDWPDRDSLVSVIDVPQLVDLLPSLESGMIPKMTACLEAVEGGVAKAAIIDGRVPHSILLEVFTQTGVGTEVVPAEVAS; encoded by the coding sequence ATGAATCCTGAGAACAGTGCGGCGGATGCCGCGGAGAAGGCCCGCACCCTGATCGAGTCGCTGCCCTGGCTGCAGCGCTTCCACGACCAGGTCATCGTGGTGAAGTTCGGCGGCAACGCCATGGTCAGCCCCGAGCTGCAGCGCGCGTTCGCCGAGGACATGGTGTACCTCCGCTACGCGGGCATCCGCCCGGTCGTCGTGCACGGCGGCGGGCCGCAGATCTCGTCGATGCTCGACCGGCTCGGCATCGACAGCGAGTTCCGCGGCGGCTACCGGGTCACGACGCCCGAGGCGATGGACGTCGTGCGCATGGTGCTGACCGGGCAGGTGAACCGCGAACTCGTGTCGCTCATCAACGAGCACGGCCCGCTCGCCGCCGGCATCTCGGGGGAGGACGCGGGCCTCTTCCGCGGCCGGCGCCGTGGCGCGGTGGTCGACGGCGTCGAGGTCGACCTCGGGCTCGTCGGCGACGTCGTCGCGGTCGATCCCGCGTCGGTGCACGCGCAGCTCGACGCCGGCCGCATCCCGGTCGTCTCGTCCATCGCGCCCGACCTCGACGAGCCCGGGCAGTCGCTGAACGTGAACGCCGACTCGGCCGCCGCGTCGCTCGCGGTCGCGCTCGGCGCGGCGAAGCTCGTGATCCTCACCGACGTCGCAGGGCTCTACCGCGACTGGCCCGACCGCGACTCGCTCGTGTCGGTCATCGACGTGCCGCAGCTGGTCGACCTGCTGCCGTCGCTCGAGTCGGGCATGATCCCGAAGATGACCGCGTGCCTCGAGGCCGTCGAGGGCGGCGTCGCGAAGGCCGCCATCATCGACGGGCGCGTGCCGCACTCCATCCTGCTCGAGGTGTTCACCCAGACCGGGGTCGGCACCGAGGTCGTGCCCGCGGAGGTGGCGTCGTGA
- a CDS encoding acetylornithine transaminase, with the protein MMRSLGTPLAHLVAGDGCRVQGADGTWYLDFLAGIAVNALGHAHPVFVEAVSRQAGTLAHVSNYFSTPSELELADRLVRLAGAGESGRVWFGNSGAEAMEAAFKLARLNHRDQGRRKILALHDAFHGRTMGALALTGKPHMRAPFEPVPGGVDHIDTSIAALEASIDETVAALFVEPIKGEAGVLPLPHGFLEAARELTARHGALLIVDEIQTGAGRTGDWFGYQHEGVTPDAITVAKGIGGGFPIGALVTFGAASGLYQRGMHGSTFGGNPLATATANAVLGEIEQAGLVENARVRGAQLAERILAISSPLVTEVRGRGLLLGVGLAEPHAGALATAALREGLIINAANDSSIRLAPPLIIGDAEIDEFIERFSRALAAL; encoded by the coding sequence ATGATGCGCTCGCTCGGCACGCCGCTCGCGCACCTGGTCGCGGGCGACGGATGCCGCGTGCAGGGCGCCGACGGCACCTGGTACCTCGACTTCCTCGCGGGCATCGCCGTCAACGCGCTCGGCCACGCGCATCCGGTGTTCGTCGAAGCCGTCTCCCGGCAGGCCGGAACCCTCGCGCACGTCTCCAACTACTTCTCGACGCCGTCGGAGCTCGAGCTGGCCGACCGACTCGTGCGCCTCGCGGGCGCGGGGGAGTCGGGTCGCGTCTGGTTCGGCAACTCCGGCGCCGAGGCGATGGAGGCCGCGTTCAAGCTCGCCCGACTGAACCACCGCGACCAGGGCCGCCGGAAGATCCTCGCCCTGCACGACGCCTTCCACGGCCGCACCATGGGCGCCCTCGCGCTCACGGGCAAGCCGCACATGCGGGCGCCGTTCGAGCCCGTGCCCGGCGGTGTCGACCACATCGACACCTCGATCGCCGCCCTCGAGGCATCGATCGACGAGACGGTGGCCGCGCTGTTCGTCGAGCCGATCAAGGGCGAGGCGGGCGTGCTGCCGCTGCCCCACGGCTTCCTCGAGGCGGCCCGCGAGCTCACCGCCCGTCACGGCGCGCTGCTCATCGTCGACGAGATCCAGACCGGTGCCGGGCGCACCGGCGACTGGTTCGGCTACCAGCACGAGGGGGTCACCCCCGACGCGATCACGGTCGCCAAGGGCATCGGCGGCGGCTTCCCGATCGGTGCGCTCGTCACGTTCGGCGCGGCATCCGGCCTCTACCAGCGCGGCATGCACGGCTCGACGTTCGGCGGCAACCCGCTCGCGACCGCCACCGCGAACGCGGTGCTGGGCGAGATCGAGCAGGCGGGTCTCGTCGAGAACGCCCGCGTGCGCGGCGCGCAGCTGGCCGAGCGCATCCTCGCGATCAGCTCGCCGCTCGTCACCGAGGTGCGCGGCCGCGGGCTGCTCCTCGGCGTCGGCCTCGCCGAGCCGCACGCCGGCGCCCTCGCGACCGCCGCCCTGCGGGAGGGCCTCATCATCAACGCGGCGAACGACTCGAGCATCCGCCTCGCGCCGCCCCTCATCATCGGCGACGCCGAGATCGACGAGTTCATCGAACGGTTCTCGCGCGCGCTCGCCGCACTCTGA